A stretch of Gopherus evgoodei ecotype Sinaloan lineage chromosome 19, rGopEvg1_v1.p, whole genome shotgun sequence DNA encodes these proteins:
- the KCNJ1 gene encoding ATP-sensitive inward rectifier potassium channel 1 has translation MFKYFRKRFASHLTEHSRRRARLVSKDGRCNIEFGNVEEQSRFVFLVDIWTTILDLRWRYKMTIFISAFLGSWFLFGLLWYVVAYIHKDLPEFSPSINHTPCVENINGLTSAFLFSLETQVTIGYGFRCVTEQCATAIFLLIFQSILGVIINSFMCGAILAKISRSKKRAKTITFSKNAVISKRGGKLCLLIRVANLRKSLLIGSHIYGKLLKTTITPEGETIILDQVNIDFLVDAGNENLFFISPLTVYHIIDRTSPFFHMSVETILQQDFELVVFLDGTVEATSATCQVRTSYIPEEVFWGYRFAPIVSKTKEGKYRVDFHNFSKTVEVDTPHCAFCLYNEKDAKAKAKRGYDNPGFILSEVNETSDTKM, from the coding sequence ATGTTCAAATACTTCCGGAAGCGCTTTGCCAGCCATCTGACGGAACACAGTCGCCGAAGAGCAAGGCTGGTATCTAAAGATGGAAGGTGTAACATAGAGTTTGGGAATGTAGAAGAACAGTCACGGTTTGTTTTCTTGGTTGATATATGGACCACCATCCTGGACCTAAGATGGAGATACAAGATGACCATCTTCATCTCAGCATTCTTAGGCAGTTGGTTCCTATTTGGTCTCCTTTGGTACGTTGTGGCATATATACATAAAGATCTTCCTGAATTCAGTCCTTCCATAAACCACACCCCATGTGTGGAGAACATAAACGGCTTGACCTCtgctttcctgttctccctggaaaCCCAGGTTACCATTGGCTATGGCTTCCGGTGTGTCACAGAGCAGTGTGCCACTGCCATTTTTCTGCTGATCTTCCAGTCTATTCTTGGAGTCATCATCAACTCTTTCATGTGCGGCGCTATCTTGGCCAAGATTTCTAGGTCCAAGAAACGAGCCAAGACCATCACCTTCAGCAAGAATGCTGTCATTAGCAAACGAGGCGGCAAGCTGTGCCTCCTTATCCGGGTGGCCAACCTCAGGAAGAGTCTACTGATTGGGAGCCACATCTATGGGAAGCTTCTGAAGACGACCATCACTCCAGAAGGAGAGACTATCATCTTGGACCAGGTCAACATAGACTTTTTGGTGGATGCTGGCAATGAGAACCTCTTCTTCATCTCCCCCTTAACTGTTTACCACATCATTGATAGGACCAGCCCGTTCTTCCACATGTCAGTGGAAACCATCCTCCAGCAGGATTTTGAGCTAGTGGTATTTTTAGATGGCACAGTGGAAGCCACTAGTGCTACCTGTCAAGTCAGGACATCCTATATCCCAGAGGAGGTATTCTGGGGCTACCGCTTTGCTCCCATCGTATCCAAGACCAAGGAAGGGAAGTATAGAGTAGACTTTCACAACTTCAGCAAGACTGTGGAAGTAGACACTCCTCACTGTGCCTTTTGCCTCTACAATGAGAAGGATGCTAAAGCCAAGGCAAAGAGAGGTTATGACAACCCTGGCTTCATCCTATCAGAAGTCAATGAAACCAGCGACACAAAAATGTAG